A genomic window from Yarrowia lipolytica chromosome 1D, complete sequence includes:
- a CDS encoding uncharacterized protein (Compare to YALI0D11792g, similar to CA0750|IPF6284 Candida albicans IPF6284 unknown function) — translation MLGLRDVCFDPMLSSYDYHPISLMSTVPNDREIVQAVVDIWRKDKATEKLGAAKLTGLVKLTHSDWQLSEKRVKTVMKAANLGLNQEKFCYAGSIMSHATPGLDMPEKVTLNIAKNRGKGLYAKKDIKKDEELWNEQAFLLVPPLEHVGIMRKGMGCAFCSRPFQSHNGVECPSCAAKWCDNQCKKKDVTHVAMWHESRHGKVTRVEWRAFEDFCVENGWMALYALGLLWLRVIRDPKKDEVQKQMMAFARVGQDERHKAVEQSNSLFASEQSEVLWKKGYEMLDKLLLDTEFSYEKDFLPGLGMFNINNVDGNMYLTQSHLNHSCEPNVDVKNVGRTQGISVRAKRDIKTGEELFTTYVNPEHQLDDRRYNLRVNWGFNCNCTRCKREEREEMEYLDELVSNWTIEHKRKEMKEEKKERTRTRTRSVHFDKEPEVVA, via the exons ATGCTGGGTCTGCGAGACGTCTGCTTTGACCCCA TGCTGAGCTCCTACGACTACCATCCGATATCACTAATGAGCACCGTACCCAACGACCGAGAAATCGTCCAGGCCGTGGTCGACATCTGGCGCAAAGACAAGGCCACCGAAAAGCTCGGGGCCGCGAAGCTCACAGGACTGGTGAAGCTGACCCACTCGGACTGGCAGTTGAGTGAAAAGCGAGTCAAGACGGTTATGAAGGCTGCCAACCTGGGTCTGAACCAGGAAAAGTTCTGCTACGCGGGGTCTATTATGTCGCACGCGACTCCAGGGCTCGATATGCCTGAAAAAGTGACCCtcaacattgccaagaaCCGAGGCAAGGGCCTATATGCCAAGAAGGAtatcaagaaggacgaggagctgtggAACGAGCAGGCGTTTCTGCTGGTTCCTCCTCTGGAGCATGTTGGTATCATGCGTAAGGGCATGGGCTGTGCCTTTTGTTCGCGGCCCTTCCAGTCGCACAATGGAGTGGAATGTCCGTCTTGTGCTGCCAAGTGGTGCGACAACCAgtgcaagaagaaggacgtcACTCATGTGGCCATGTGGCACGAGAGTAGGCATGGGAAAGTGACGAGGGTGGAGTGGCGTGCCTTTGAGGACTTCTGTGTGGAAAATGGCTGGATGGCTCTGTATGCTCTGGGCCTACTGTGGCTGCGGGTCATCAGAGACCCTAAAAAGGACGAGGTGCAGAAGCAGATGATGGCGTTTGCGCGGGTCGGCCAGGATGAGCGCCACAAGGCCGTGGAGCAGTCCAACTCACTGTTTGCGTCCGAGCAGTCTGAGGTgctgtggaagaagggCTACGAAATGCTGGACAAGCTACTATTGGACACGGAGTTTTCTTACGAGAAGGACTTTCTGCCCGGACTAGGCATGTTCAACATTAACAACGTGGACGGAAACATGTACTTAACCCAGAGTCATCTCAACCACTCGTGCGAACCCAATGTGGATGTCAAGAACGTGGGCCGAACGCAGGGCATTTCTGTGCGTGCCAAGCGAGATATCAAGACCGGAGAAGAACTGTTCACCACGTATGTAAACCCTGAGCACCAGTTGGATGACCGACGATACAATCTGCGAGTCAACTGGGGCTTCAACTGCAACTGTACCCGGTGCAAgagggaggagagagaggagatgGAATACCTGGACGAGCTGGTGTCCAACTGGACCATTGAGCACAAGCGCAaggagatgaaggaggagaagaaggagcgaaCTCGAACCAGAACCCGAAGTGTTCATTTCGATAAGGAGCCTGAGGTGGTGGCATGA
- a CDS encoding uncharacterized protein (Compare to YALI0D11814g, similar to Saccharomyces cerevisiae ATP17 (YDR377W); ancestral locus Anc_5.451, similar to uniprot|Q06405 Saccharomyces cerevisiae YDR377w ATP17 ATP synthase complex subunit f) translates to MSMIFRRQLSTLIPPKVASPATLHGAPNAKRMADVVSFYKALPQGAAPALPKTANPFKLYYRKYFHPKSGKASGAPLLHLILGIFLFGYISDYQFHLKHHKNGAH, encoded by the exons ATGTCCATGATCTTCCGACGACAGCTCTCCACCCTCATCCCCCCCAAGGTGGCTTCTCCTGCT acccTCCACGGAGCCCCCAACGCTAAGCGAATGGCCGATGTTGTGTCTTTCTACAAGGCCCTTCCCCAGGGAGCTGCCCCCGCTCTTCCCAAGACCGCCAACCCCTTCAAGCTTTACTACCGAAAGTACTTTCACCCCAAGTCCGGTAAGGCTTCTGGTGCTCCCCTCCTGCATCTGATTCTCGGTATCTTCCTCTTTGGATACATCTCCGACTACCAGTTCCACCTCAAGCACCACAAGAACGGTGCTCACTAA
- a CDS encoding uncharacterized protein (Compare to YALI0D11770g, similar to Saccharomyces cerevisiae BCS1 (YDR375C); ancestral locus Anc_5.448, highly similar to uniprot|P33298 Saccharomyces cerevisiae YDR394w YTA2 26S proteasome regulatory subunit) — protein sequence MTIEIAKPAGEHSLPSSATPEDYYRRLKQLEREYELISLQEEYIKDEQRHLKRELVRAQEEVKRIQSVPLVIGQFLEPIDQQTGIVASTTGSNYVVRILSTLDRELLKPSSSVALHRHSNALVDILPPEADSSIAMLRPDEKPDVSYADVGGLDIQKQEIREAVELPLTQFELYKQIGIDPPRGVLLFGPPGTGKTMLVKAVANNTTASFIRVVGSEFVQKYLGEGPRMVRDIFRLARENSPSIIFIDEIDAIATKRFDAQTGADREVQRILLELLNQMDGFDQTSNVKVIMATNRADTLDPALLRPGRLDRKIEFPNLRDRRERRLIFSTIASKMSLAPECDLDALIIRNDPLSGAIIAAIMQEAGLRAVRKNRYVIIQSDLEEAYSAQVKVGSDKDKFEFYK from the coding sequence ATGACCATAGAAATTGCGAAACCTGCCGGCGAGCATTCTCTACCTTCCTCGGCGACCCCCGAGGACTATTACCGTCGATTGAAGCAGCTGGAGCGGGAATACGAACTTATCTCTCTTCAGGAAGAGTACATCAAAGACGAGCAGCGCCACCTGAAGCGCGAGCTGGTGCGAgcccaggaggaggtcaagcGGATCCAGTCGGTGCCACTGGTGATTGGACAGTTTCTGGAGCCCATTGATCAACAAACAGGTATTGTGGCGTCCACCACCGGCTCCAACTATGTCGTGAGAATCCTGTCCACACTCGATCgggagctgctcaagccCTCGTCATCGGTGGCGTTGCATCGACACTCCAACGCGCTGGTCGACATTCTGCCTCCGGAGGCTGATTCGTCTATCGCCATGCTGCGGCCTGATGAGAAGCCCGATGTCTCCTACGCCGACGTGGGAGGCCTTGACATCCAGAAGCAGGAGATCCGGGAGGCTGTGGAGCTGCCTCTAACACAATTTGAGCTCTACAAACAGATTGGTATTGATCCTCCTCGAGGTGTTCTGCTTTTTGGCCCTCCTGGAACCGGCAAGACCATGCTGGTCAAGGCGGTGGCAAACAACACCACGGCATCGTTCATTCGAGTGGTGGGCTCCGAGTTTGTGCAAAAGTATCTGGGAGAGGGTCCTCGAATGGTCAGAGACATTTTCCGACTGGCCCGAGAAAACTCGCCATCCATCATTTTCATCGACGAGATCGACGCCATCGCCACGAAGCGTTTCGATGCACAGACCGGTGCCGACAGAGAGGTCCAGCGTAtcctgctggagctgctcaaccagATGGACGGTTTCGACCAGACCTCCAACGTCAAGGTGATCATGGCCACCAACCGAGCAGACACACTGGATCCTGCTCTGCTGCGTCCCGGTCGACTGGACCGAAAGATCGAGTTCCCCAACCTGCGAGACCGCCGAGAACGACGTCTGATTTTCTCCACCATCGCCTCCAAGATGTCTCTGGCTCCCGAGTGTGACCTGGACGCTCTCATCATTCGAAACGACCCTCTTTCTGGTGCCATCATCGCGGCCATCATGCAGGAGGCCGGTCTGCGGGCCGTTCGAAAGAATCGATACGTCATCATCCAGAGcgatctggaggaggcctACTCTGCCCAGGTCAAGGTGGGAAgcgacaaggacaagttTGAGTTCTACAAGTAA